In a genomic window of Salegentibacter salegens:
- a CDS encoding histidine kinase dimerization/phosphoacceptor domain -containing protein, translating into MKKLVFLFFLLFSGALWCQEESSLLISKNTFSFRDGYLISSPYHSMYDRNGWLWILGENKLSNEYILGEQEIIIQRFDGANFFTLKLPNTYDKKIKGGHFFKHKPHGLYLKLYYQAAREELFYINTETLEISAVEDYNNLNENYLISKAYPAGDFNRIVLTSNDKFYSATLDKLSLRFIDSIPFDKPVAQPILADPITTDNYTLIKLLFQNEGYFLNKEGKFIKKIVETDFEAIDGTHFFPKTIHTSFKVNNAFYAYLDNYENVFKFNKTLKKFIEIPNSSNLLSKNKALEFTPDFKHAFSTEIFSDYTAIELYRFKDFQKELLTKIEIKSFSETAYREFGKDLVVLNGNTLEPYSFIESKIKTFLKGKSIRTIKKLKENKYIVATDAEGFYKIDVKENTEERIKILAHTAELAINYSRDIFIKKDNTFIIGDSENLYTLDSNYEVIQDETVKIRGEEIIKINDTLFTANPRGGISKYSINEKRYTKIANTNAIQVKEFTTDGTRLYGTSSKGIFEYENGTFNTYEFENVETDNLLSINHLEDYGILVSTKFGKIYTFDTRTKKLKLFYEDELNASIVGMVADGTGTLWLNTYAGIVSLELSSKQIIRYTKKDGVYELKGNMFSTYKDEQDGSIFMGSYKGLRYFKPDELVENNIDVQPQFTSISFFNSENDRWEINTSPSFLNNTSEIVLPSEYRRFSATLSVFGQMNTQDIKYRYRLLNSDNNADWFTTYSGKEILFANLAAGTYTLQVETYSASRQKIGETIALKIISKEVFYKTWWFILLLLLFVSISVLYLFYQYKVKQNLFAKNEIALNEAKIKNTMMLEIHHRIKNNLQIVSGLLGLQMAKSSNAELKVKLQDSQSRIESIAGIHNLLYNSNNQDFISVKENIENCVTYYKKLFPINATYHLDIDTSILSINQATPFSLLLNELINNSNKHAFAETEKPAIYIHFEKRDKKYVFEYFDNGNFKNQESQKQAMGMKIIEMMNKQLKGDLRIENTTNFKLTLLFSTNE; encoded by the coding sequence TTGAAAAAATTAGTTTTTTTATTCTTTTTACTTTTTTCAGGTGCACTTTGGTGTCAGGAAGAAAGTTCTCTATTAATTAGTAAAAATACCTTTTCATTTAGAGATGGTTATTTGATCTCCAGTCCTTACCATTCCATGTACGATAGAAACGGCTGGTTGTGGATTTTGGGTGAGAACAAACTTTCAAACGAATATATTTTAGGAGAGCAGGAAATTATTATCCAACGTTTTGATGGGGCTAATTTCTTTACCCTAAAATTACCGAACACCTATGATAAAAAAATAAAAGGAGGCCATTTCTTTAAACATAAGCCCCACGGCCTGTACCTGAAATTATATTACCAGGCCGCACGGGAAGAACTATTTTATATCAACACAGAAACCCTGGAAATTAGTGCTGTCGAAGATTATAATAACTTAAACGAAAACTATTTAATTTCTAAAGCATACCCAGCCGGGGATTTTAACCGTATCGTTCTTACGTCTAACGATAAATTTTATAGTGCTACACTTGATAAATTAAGTTTAAGATTTATTGATTCTATACCCTTTGACAAACCAGTTGCTCAACCGATTCTGGCTGATCCAATCACAACAGATAACTATACCCTGATAAAGTTACTATTTCAAAACGAGGGGTATTTTTTGAATAAAGAAGGAAAATTCATAAAAAAAATAGTCGAAACTGATTTTGAAGCTATTGATGGAACTCATTTCTTTCCTAAGACTATCCATACCTCATTTAAAGTCAATAATGCTTTTTATGCCTATCTGGATAACTATGAGAATGTCTTTAAATTCAATAAAACACTTAAAAAATTCATAGAAATACCCAATAGCAGTAACCTCCTTAGCAAAAATAAAGCACTGGAGTTTACACCAGATTTCAAACATGCTTTTTCAACTGAGATTTTTAGTGATTATACGGCAATTGAGTTGTATCGGTTTAAAGATTTTCAAAAGGAGTTACTCACTAAAATTGAAATAAAGAGTTTTTCAGAAACCGCTTACAGGGAATTTGGAAAAGACCTGGTCGTTCTTAACGGAAATACCTTAGAACCCTATTCTTTCATTGAAAGTAAAATTAAAACTTTTTTAAAAGGTAAAAGCATACGAACGATTAAAAAGCTGAAGGAAAACAAGTATATCGTAGCAACGGATGCTGAGGGGTTTTACAAGATCGACGTAAAAGAAAATACAGAAGAACGAATTAAAATTCTAGCACATACTGCCGAGTTGGCAATTAATTACTCCCGGGATATTTTTATTAAAAAAGACAACACTTTTATAATTGGTGATTCTGAAAATTTATACACCCTGGATTCAAATTATGAGGTAATTCAGGATGAAACGGTAAAAATACGTGGTGAGGAAATCATTAAAATAAATGACACACTTTTCACTGCAAATCCACGAGGTGGCATTTCCAAATACAGCATAAACGAAAAGAGATATACGAAAATTGCAAATACAAATGCTATACAGGTAAAGGAATTTACTACAGATGGCACACGACTCTATGGAACCTCCTCTAAGGGAATTTTTGAATATGAGAATGGCACTTTTAATACCTACGAATTTGAAAATGTAGAAACAGATAATTTACTGTCTATAAACCACCTGGAAGATTATGGAATCCTGGTTTCTACAAAATTTGGCAAAATTTATACGTTTGATACAAGGACTAAAAAATTAAAGCTTTTTTACGAAGATGAGTTAAATGCTTCAATAGTAGGTATGGTTGCAGACGGGACCGGGACTTTGTGGTTAAATACCTATGCGGGAATTGTTTCTTTAGAACTATCTTCAAAACAAATAATTAGATATACTAAAAAAGACGGTGTTTACGAGCTTAAAGGCAATATGTTCAGCACCTATAAAGATGAGCAGGATGGCAGTATCTTTATGGGAAGCTATAAAGGTCTTCGCTATTTTAAGCCTGATGAATTGGTTGAAAATAATATAGATGTTCAACCTCAATTTACTTCAATCTCATTTTTTAATTCAGAAAACGATCGTTGGGAAATTAATACTTCGCCTAGCTTTTTAAACAACACCAGCGAAATTGTATTGCCTTCAGAATACAGAAGGTTTTCTGCAACACTATCTGTATTTGGACAAATGAACACTCAGGATATTAAATACCGGTATCGTTTATTAAATAGCGATAATAACGCTGACTGGTTTACGACCTATTCTGGTAAAGAAATTTTATTTGCAAATCTGGCAGCAGGAACTTATACCTTGCAGGTTGAAACGTACAGCGCCTCCAGACAAAAAATAGGAGAAACAATTGCTCTCAAAATAATTTCTAAAGAAGTCTTTTATAAAACCTGGTGGTTTATTTTACTACTTCTGCTTTTTGTTTCCATTTCTGTTCTATATCTGTTTTATCAGTACAAAGTAAAACAGAACTTATTTGCAAAAAATGAAATTGCTTTAAATGAAGCTAAGATTAAAAATACTATGATGTTGGAAATTCATCATAGGATTAAAAATAATCTTCAAATTGTTTCCGGGTTATTAGGCTTGCAAATGGCAAAAAGCTCTAACGCGGAATTAAAAGTAAAATTACAGGATAGCCAAAGCAGGATAGAGTCTATCGCAGGTATTCACAACCTGCTGTATAATTCAAATAATCAGGATTTTATTTCTGTGAAAGAAAATATAGAAAATTGTGTAACCTATTACAAAAAGCTTTTTCCCATAAATGCAACGTATCATTTAGACATAGACACGTCCATTTTAAGCATCAATCAAGCTACCCCCTTTTCACTTTTACTAAATGAATTAATAAATAATTCAAACAAACACGCTTTCGCGGAAACCGAGAAGCCAGCAATTTATATACATTTTGAAAAGCGGGATAAAAAGTATGTATTTGAATATTTTGACAATGGTAATTTTAAAAACCAGGAGAGCCAAAAACAAGCTATGGGTATGAAAATTATAGAAATGATGAACAAGCAATTAAAAGGCGATTTAAGGATTGAAAACACTACGAATTTTAAATTAACTTTACTTTTTTCAACAAATGAATAG
- a CDS encoding IS256 family transposase produces the protein MTQEEIKELKEKALKQFLSGESLTGKNGAFAPMLREFMEEALEAEMSSHLSDEEKGSKAGNKRNGKGKKTLKSSQGDVTINTPQDRNSTFEPEIVAKRQRILADNLEKQIIGMYGMGNSLRDISAHIEEMYDSKISTHVLSDITDRVIPKVKEWQDRPLEPVYCILWLDAMHFKVREEGKVKHKALYNILGINKAGRKEVLGMYISESEGANFWLQVLTQLNNRGLKDILIACTDNLTGFSEAIHSVYPKTDIQLCIVHQIRNSMKYVASKDQKDFMKDLKLVYKADTKDQAESALLDLEEKWGKRYPIVIRSWNDNWDRLSAYFEYTAPIRKLIYTTNAVEAFHRQVRKVTKTKGAFTNDMALLKLVYLATRRIEKKWNAPLQNWGLVVQQLAIKFEGRLELDLATNETKN, from the coding sequence ATGACACAAGAAGAGATTAAGGAATTAAAGGAAAAAGCATTAAAACAATTTTTATCAGGAGAATCCCTAACCGGCAAAAACGGCGCTTTTGCTCCAATGCTTAGGGAGTTTATGGAAGAGGCCCTGGAAGCAGAAATGTCTTCGCACCTTTCCGATGAAGAAAAAGGCTCAAAAGCAGGTAATAAGCGTAATGGCAAAGGCAAAAAGACCCTAAAGAGCAGCCAAGGGGACGTCACCATTAACACGCCCCAGGATCGTAACAGTACCTTTGAGCCGGAGATCGTAGCGAAACGCCAGCGTATCCTGGCCGATAATTTAGAAAAGCAGATTATAGGCATGTACGGGATGGGCAATAGCCTGCGGGATATCTCAGCTCATATAGAGGAAATGTATGATTCCAAGATATCCACACACGTTCTAAGTGATATTACGGACCGGGTGATTCCCAAGGTTAAGGAATGGCAGGATCGCCCCTTGGAGCCGGTATATTGCATCCTATGGCTCGACGCGATGCACTTCAAGGTACGCGAAGAAGGCAAAGTAAAGCACAAGGCCTTGTATAATATTTTAGGAATAAATAAAGCTGGAAGAAAGGAAGTGCTGGGTATGTATATCTCGGAAAGTGAAGGGGCCAATTTTTGGCTTCAGGTGCTGACCCAATTAAACAACCGTGGCTTAAAAGATATTCTGATTGCCTGTACGGATAATCTTACGGGCTTTAGTGAAGCCATTCATTCTGTTTATCCCAAGACTGATATTCAGCTATGTATTGTCCACCAGATCCGCAATAGTATGAAGTATGTGGCCAGTAAGGATCAAAAAGATTTTATGAAAGACCTTAAACTGGTGTACAAGGCTGACACCAAAGACCAGGCTGAATCGGCTTTACTGGATCTGGAAGAAAAATGGGGCAAAAGATATCCCATAGTGATCCGTTCCTGGAATGATAACTGGGACCGATTGAGTGCTTATTTTGAATATACCGCACCCATTAGAAAACTCATATACACCACAAATGCCGTAGAGGCTTTTCACCGGCAGGTAAGAAAAGTAACCAAGACCAAAGGCGCTTTTACCAATGATATGGCACTATTGAAGCTGGTTTACCTAGCTACCAGAAGAATTGAAAAGAAATGGAACGCCCCACTGCAGAACTGGGGTTTGGTAGTTCAACAATTAGCTATTAAATTTGAAGGTCGGCTAGAGTTGGACTTAGCCACCAATGAAACGAAAAACTAA
- a CDS encoding NIPSNAP family protein, with protein sequence MQFGQSEDILHDYFKDALIPALNRQGIENVGAFEETGETLPKKIYLLIPYKNMQEYQDVTDDLEDDTQFQSGSETYQNTPPDKIPFERYESRFIRSSWGFANLVKPGDDLDQFELRIYESYNEDALRRKIKMFNEDEFEIFDNVGLEMVFFGKNISGGQMPSLTYMLAFEDKEKHQEAWSKFGNNPDWQRISILKEYENTVSDITRVFLKSLSYSQI encoded by the coding sequence ATGCAATTCGGGCAATCAGAAGACATTCTTCACGATTATTTTAAAGATGCACTTATCCCGGCATTAAACCGCCAGGGTATAGAAAATGTGGGAGCCTTTGAAGAAACTGGGGAAACCTTACCTAAAAAGATTTATCTATTAATTCCTTATAAAAACATGCAGGAATATCAGGACGTAACAGATGACCTTGAAGACGACACTCAGTTTCAATCAGGCTCGGAAACTTACCAAAACACTCCACCCGATAAAATTCCATTTGAGCGATATGAAAGTCGGTTTATAAGATCTTCCTGGGGTTTTGCAAATCTCGTAAAACCGGGTGACGATTTGGATCAGTTTGAATTGAGGATTTATGAAAGTTATAATGAAGATGCATTGCGCCGAAAAATAAAAATGTTTAATGAAGATGAATTTGAAATTTTTGACAATGTAGGGCTGGAAATGGTTTTCTTCGGAAAAAATATCTCTGGAGGCCAGATGCCTTCCTTAACCTATATGCTGGCTTTTGAGGATAAAGAAAAACATCAGGAGGCCTGGTCAAAGTTCGGGAATAACCCCGACTGGCAGCGCATTTCTATCCTCAAAGAATATGAAAACACAGTATCAGACATCACCAGGGTATTTTTAAAATCCCTCTCCTATTCTCAAATATAG
- a CDS encoding glycosyltransferase family 4 protein, translated as MKIAYIGTYPPRECGIGTFTQNLACAMTAKNQQGEKIHKRLIIAMNDFDETYVYPPEVKLTIRQEQQTDYLKAANFINSNGADICILEHEFGIFGGNGGVYVLPLLHHVKIPIIVTLHTILENPSYTEKAILKEICKMADKVVVMSQMAISFLTSVYDVPDKKIAFIEHGVPDIEFDRKQSKSEFKLKKKKVLMTFGFIGRNKGIETVIKALPQIIKNHPEILYMVLGKTHPNVLRSAGEEYRNYLQLLIKNLKLQNHVLLLNEFIDETELFRYLSACDIYITPYLHEAQITSGTLTYAMGSGCAVVSTPYWHAAELLQDGKGRLFNFNDSNDLAVTLNTLLDNPATLKAIQRKAYKYGKEIKWPRIGEKYLELAKSILKTPKKESIKEEITIIDPLLLPPFSLAHIKRLTDDTGIIQHAKFGIPNLKEGYCLDDNARALLMSLMAYNQKKNPLALELMPIYLSYIHYMQNEDGTFRNFLSFNRNFLDIKGSEDSFGRTIWALGYLMGNAPNDAYYQNGKLVFFNAVPIFERLNSIRSIANTIIGICYYLQANPGDEEMITHLKNLSSKLVNQYENNRSKDWHWFENLLAYDNGILPLSLLHATQILNDEKIKSIALESMDFLTENTLKNGYLSIIGNNNWYVKGEERSMFAQQPVDALAMVLMYNQAFLLTKDKEFLNKLFLSFMWFLGENDLRMSLYDFDTKGCCDGIEKYGVNRNQGAESSLAYLISHLTVLQAYEELYQTTDFRSANLSKEMVNN; from the coding sequence ATGAAGATCGCTTATATAGGTACATATCCGCCCAGGGAATGTGGAATTGGGACTTTTACCCAAAACCTTGCCTGTGCAATGACGGCAAAAAATCAGCAAGGCGAAAAAATACATAAACGCCTAATCATTGCTATGAACGATTTTGATGAAACCTACGTCTATCCGCCCGAAGTAAAACTTACTATTCGCCAGGAACAACAAACTGACTACCTGAAAGCTGCAAATTTTATAAACTCGAATGGTGCAGATATTTGTATACTTGAACACGAATTTGGAATTTTTGGAGGAAATGGTGGGGTTTACGTTTTGCCCTTATTACATCACGTAAAAATCCCAATTATAGTTACTTTACATACGATCTTAGAAAATCCTTCTTATACAGAAAAAGCTATTTTAAAGGAAATATGTAAAATGGCAGATAAGGTGGTGGTGATGAGCCAAATGGCAATTTCATTTCTAACCTCTGTTTATGATGTTCCTGATAAAAAAATTGCATTTATAGAACACGGCGTTCCCGATATTGAATTTGACAGAAAACAGTCTAAGTCTGAATTCAAACTGAAAAAGAAGAAAGTTCTCATGACCTTTGGTTTTATTGGTAGAAACAAAGGAATTGAAACCGTTATTAAAGCTTTACCACAAATCATTAAAAATCACCCGGAGATTCTTTATATGGTTTTAGGGAAAACGCATCCCAATGTTTTGCGTAGTGCAGGTGAAGAATACCGCAATTATCTGCAATTGCTCATAAAAAATCTGAAGCTTCAGAATCACGTTTTATTATTGAACGAGTTTATTGATGAAACGGAGTTATTTAGATATTTATCTGCGTGTGATATTTATATAACACCTTATCTCCATGAAGCTCAAATCACCAGTGGTACGCTCACCTATGCTATGGGTTCTGGTTGTGCTGTGGTTTCCACTCCTTATTGGCACGCCGCAGAGTTACTGCAAGATGGTAAAGGCAGACTTTTTAATTTTAACGATTCAAATGATCTGGCCGTTACGCTAAATACCTTATTAGATAATCCTGCTACACTTAAAGCTATTCAAAGAAAAGCCTACAAATATGGCAAAGAGATAAAGTGGCCCAGGATTGGGGAAAAATATTTAGAACTCGCCAAAAGTATTCTAAAAACTCCCAAAAAAGAAAGTATAAAAGAAGAAATAACAATCATAGATCCTTTACTTCTTCCGCCATTTTCATTGGCTCATATCAAAAGATTAACTGATGATACCGGAATAATTCAACATGCGAAATTTGGAATTCCCAATCTTAAAGAAGGCTATTGTCTTGACGATAATGCCCGGGCTTTATTAATGTCTTTAATGGCTTATAACCAGAAAAAAAATCCTTTAGCCCTGGAGTTAATGCCCATTTACCTAAGCTATATTCATTATATGCAGAATGAAGATGGCACCTTCAGGAACTTTCTAAGCTTTAATAGAAATTTTTTAGACATTAAAGGTTCCGAAGATTCCTTTGGAAGAACCATTTGGGCGCTTGGGTATTTAATGGGAAATGCTCCCAACGATGCTTATTATCAAAATGGAAAATTGGTGTTCTTTAATGCGGTTCCAATCTTTGAAAGATTAAACTCAATTAGAAGTATAGCCAATACGATCATCGGGATTTGTTACTACCTGCAAGCTAATCCCGGAGATGAAGAAATGATTACGCACCTAAAAAACCTAAGCTCAAAGTTAGTAAATCAGTATGAAAACAATAGATCTAAAGACTGGCATTGGTTTGAAAATTTACTGGCGTATGATAATGGTATTTTACCATTATCACTGCTTCATGCAACTCAAATTTTAAATGATGAAAAGATAAAATCTATAGCCCTGGAATCTATGGATTTCCTTACTGAGAATACTTTAAAAAACGGATACCTTTCAATAATAGGAAATAATAATTGGTATGTAAAAGGTGAAGAAAGATCAATGTTTGCGCAGCAACCCGTTGATGCTTTGGCTATGGTTCTTATGTACAATCAGGCGTTTCTGTTAACCAAGGATAAAGAATTTTTAAATAAATTATTTCTGTCGTTTATGTGGTTTTTAGGTGAAAACGATTTGCGAATGAGTCTGTATGATTTCGATACCAAAGGCTGCTGCGACGGAATTGAAAAATACGGAGTAAACAGGAATCAGGGGGCAGAGAGTTCGCTCGCTTATTTAATCTCTCACCTTACGGTGCTGCAGGCTTACGAAGAACTTTACCAAACCACAGACTTTAGATCTGCCAACCTTTCAAAAGAAATGGTTAATAACTGA
- a CDS encoding glycosyltransferase family 4 protein: protein MKIAVLSPIAWRTPPEKYGPWEQVASNITEGLVAKGYDVTLFASGDSITKAKLEWICKLPYEVDKENDPKVVECLHISHLMEQAHQFDIIHNHFDFLPLSYSRLIKTPMLTTIHGFSSSKILPVYKKYNASTSYVSISNSNRNKELDYLATIYHGLDPKKFTFRKNKENYLLYFGRIHPDKGAHAAIEIARKAGFPLKIAGLIQNESYFNSEIKPYIDNENVYYLGNVGPEARDKLLGSAKALLHPIFFEEPFGLSVLEAMMCGTPVIAFNRGSMPELIVEGETGFLPKDISEAVLAIKALNKIKPETCRNYALKKFSLETMVNAYIEAYTTVIKNKLVR from the coding sequence ATGAAAATTGCAGTTTTGTCACCAATAGCCTGGCGCACGCCACCTGAAAAATACGGCCCCTGGGAACAGGTGGCTTCAAATATTACTGAAGGTTTGGTAGCAAAAGGTTATGATGTTACGCTTTTTGCATCTGGTGATTCTATTACTAAAGCAAAACTGGAATGGATTTGTAAATTACCTTACGAAGTAGATAAAGAAAACGATCCAAAAGTAGTGGAGTGCTTGCACATTAGTCATTTAATGGAACAAGCGCACCAATTTGATATTATTCATAACCATTTCGATTTTCTTCCTCTAAGTTATTCGCGCCTGATTAAAACTCCTATGTTAACTACAATTCACGGGTTTTCTTCTTCAAAAATTCTTCCGGTTTATAAAAAATATAATGCTTCAACTTCATATGTTTCCATTTCTAATTCCAATCGAAACAAGGAGCTGGATTATCTCGCTACTATTTATCATGGCCTGGATCCTAAAAAATTCACCTTCAGAAAAAATAAAGAAAATTACCTGCTTTACTTCGGAAGAATTCACCCCGATAAAGGTGCTCACGCCGCTATTGAAATTGCCCGCAAGGCAGGCTTTCCGCTAAAAATTGCCGGACTTATTCAGAATGAGTCATATTTTAATTCAGAAATAAAACCTTACATAGATAATGAAAATGTTTATTACCTGGGAAATGTTGGCCCTGAAGCACGGGATAAACTACTTGGAAGCGCAAAAGCATTGCTTCATCCCATATTTTTTGAAGAACCTTTTGGATTAAGTGTTCTGGAAGCTATGATGTGTGGCACGCCGGTAATCGCCTTTAATCGAGGAAGTATGCCAGAACTTATTGTAGAAGGAGAAACCGGATTTTTGCCAAAAGATATTTCAGAAGCGGTGTTGGCGATCAAAGCATTAAATAAAATAAAACCTGAAACCTGCAGGAATTATGCGCTGAAAAAATTTAGTCTTGAAACTATGGTCAATGCTTATATTGAAGCTTACACAACTGTGATCAAAAATAAATTGGTTAGATGA